A section of the Bradyrhizobium oligotrophicum S58 genome encodes:
- the uvrA gene encoding excinuclease ABC subunit UvrA — protein sequence MDEVIKAKQRAQANSSSLRAITIRGAREHNLKNIDVEIPRDRLVVFTGLSGSGKSSLAFDTIYAEGQRRYVESLSAYARQFLEMMQKPDVDQIDGLSPAISIEQKTTSKNPRSTVGTVTEIYDYMRLLWARVGVPYSPATGLPIESQTVSQMVDRVLAMTEGTRLYLLAPVVRGRKGEYKKELAEYLKKGFQRVKIDGTFHELAEAPTLDKKFPHDIDVVVDRIVVRSDIGQRLAESFETALKLAEGLAVIEFADAPASAAPAEEKEKKKTAKIHDKSGPERILFSEKFACPVSGFTIPEIEPRLFSFNNPYGACPECGGLGVEQHVDADLVIPDKDATLRKGAIAPWAKSSSPYYLQTLTALGKFYKFTLDTKWKDLPKKTQNALLHGSGDDEIKFTYEDGVRAYDTKKPFEGVITNIERRFRETESEWAREELGKYFNDVPCAGCKGFRLKPEALCVKVAGKHIGEISDLSVKAAGEWFAEVPKQLNAQQTEIATRILKEIRDRLTFLLDVGLNYLTLARSSGTLSGGESQRIRLASQIGSGLTGVLYVLDEPSIGLHQRDNARLLDTLKRLRDLGNTVIVVEHDEDAIRLADYVLDIGPGAGTHGGHIVAEGTPAEIMRNPASLTGKYLTGELEVEVPERRPPNHRRTIKVVNARGNNLKNVSAEIPLGLFTAITGVSGGGKSTLLIDTLYKAIARKLNGASEGAAPHDRIEGLEHIDKIIDIDQSPIGRTPRSNPATYTGAFTPIREWFAGLPESKARGYEPGRFSFNVKGGRCEACQGDGVIKIEMHFLPDVYVTCDVCKGKRYNRETLDVLFKGKSIADVLDMTVEEAAEFFKAVPRVRDTFETLRRVGLDYIHVGQQATTLSGGEAQRVKLAKELSKRATGRTLYILDEPTTGLHFHDVKKLLEVLHELVAQGNTVVVIEHNLEVIKTADWVIDLGPEGGDGGGEIVAWGPPEDIVKAPRSYTGQFLKPVLEKSAKPKKRTRGAASEAAE from the coding sequence ATGGATGAAGTGATCAAGGCCAAGCAGCGCGCGCAAGCCAATTCGTCGAGCCTGCGGGCCATCACCATCCGCGGCGCCCGCGAGCACAATCTCAAGAACATCGACGTCGAGATCCCACGCGACCGGCTGGTCGTGTTCACCGGGCTCTCCGGCTCCGGCAAATCCTCGCTCGCCTTCGACACGATCTATGCAGAGGGCCAGCGCCGCTACGTCGAATCGCTGTCGGCGTACGCGCGCCAGTTCCTGGAGATGATGCAGAAGCCGGACGTCGACCAGATCGACGGCCTGTCGCCGGCGATCTCGATCGAGCAGAAGACGACCTCGAAGAACCCGCGCTCGACCGTCGGCACCGTCACCGAGATCTACGACTACATGCGCCTGTTGTGGGCGCGCGTCGGCGTGCCCTACTCGCCGGCCACGGGGCTGCCGATCGAGAGCCAGACCGTGTCGCAGATGGTCGACCGCGTGCTGGCGATGACCGAGGGCACCCGCCTCTATCTGCTGGCGCCGGTCGTGCGCGGCCGCAAGGGCGAGTACAAGAAAGAGCTCGCCGAATACCTCAAGAAGGGCTTTCAGCGCGTCAAGATCGACGGCACCTTCCATGAGCTCGCCGAGGCGCCCACCCTCGACAAGAAATTCCCGCACGACATCGACGTCGTCGTCGACCGCATCGTCGTGCGCTCCGACATCGGCCAGCGCCTCGCGGAGAGCTTCGAGACCGCGCTGAAGCTCGCCGAGGGGCTCGCCGTGATCGAGTTTGCCGATGCTCCCGCTTCCGCCGCGCCAGCGGAGGAGAAAGAGAAGAAGAAGACCGCAAAGATCCACGACAAGAGCGGGCCCGAGCGAATCCTGTTCTCGGAGAAATTCGCCTGCCCTGTCTCCGGCTTCACCATTCCCGAGATCGAGCCGCGGCTGTTCTCGTTCAACAACCCCTATGGCGCCTGTCCGGAATGCGGCGGGCTCGGCGTCGAGCAGCATGTCGACGCCGACCTCGTCATCCCCGACAAGGACGCCACGCTACGCAAGGGCGCGATCGCGCCCTGGGCCAAGTCGTCCTCGCCCTATTATTTGCAGACGCTGACCGCGCTCGGCAAGTTCTACAAGTTCACCCTGGACACCAAGTGGAAGGACCTGCCGAAGAAGACGCAGAACGCGCTGCTGCACGGCTCCGGCGACGACGAGATCAAGTTCACCTATGAGGACGGCGTCCGCGCCTACGACACCAAGAAGCCGTTCGAGGGCGTCATCACCAACATCGAGCGCCGCTTCCGCGAGACCGAGAGCGAATGGGCGCGCGAGGAGCTCGGCAAGTATTTCAACGACGTGCCCTGCGCCGGCTGCAAGGGCTTCCGGCTGAAGCCCGAGGCGCTGTGCGTCAAGGTCGCCGGCAAGCACATCGGCGAGATCTCTGATCTCAGCGTCAAGGCCGCCGGCGAATGGTTCGCCGAGGTGCCGAAGCAGCTCAATGCGCAGCAGACGGAGATCGCCACGCGCATCCTGAAGGAGATTCGTGACCGCCTGACCTTCCTGCTCGATGTCGGCCTGAACTACCTGACCCTGGCGCGCTCCTCCGGCACCCTCTCCGGCGGCGAGAGCCAGCGCATCCGCCTGGCCTCGCAGATCGGCTCGGGTCTCACGGGCGTGCTCTATGTGCTCGACGAGCCGTCGATCGGCTTGCACCAGCGCGACAACGCCCGCCTGCTCGATACCCTGAAGCGGCTGCGCGACCTCGGCAACACCGTGATCGTGGTCGAACATGACGAGGATGCCATTCGGCTGGCCGACTACGTGCTCGACATCGGCCCCGGCGCCGGCACCCATGGCGGCCACATCGTCGCCGAGGGCACGCCGGCCGAGATCATGCGCAATCCGGCCTCGCTGACCGGCAAATATCTCACCGGCGAGCTCGAGGTCGAGGTCCCGGAGCGGCGGCCGCCGAACCATCGCCGCACCATCAAGGTCGTCAACGCCCGTGGCAACAATCTCAAGAACGTCTCGGCCGAGATTCCGCTCGGCCTGTTCACGGCGATCACCGGCGTCTCCGGCGGCGGCAAGTCGACGCTGCTGATCGACACGCTCTACAAGGCGATCGCGCGCAAGCTCAACGGCGCCAGCGAAGGCGCCGCACCGCACGACCGCATCGAGGGCCTCGAGCATATCGACAAGATCATCGACATCGACCAGTCGCCGATCGGCCGCACCCCGCGCTCCAACCCCGCGACCTATACCGGCGCGTTCACGCCGATCCGCGAATGGTTCGCCGGCCTGCCCGAATCCAAGGCGCGCGGCTATGAGCCCGGCCGGTTCTCGTTCAACGTAAAGGGCGGCCGCTGCGAGGCCTGCCAGGGCGACGGCGTCATCAAGATCGAGATGCACTTCCTGCCCGACGTCTACGTCACCTGCGACGTCTGCAAGGGCAAGCGCTACAACCGCGAGACGCTCGACGTGCTGTTCAAGGGCAAGTCGATCGCCGACGTGCTCGACATGACCGTCGAGGAGGCCGCCGAGTTCTTCAAGGCGGTGCCGCGCGTGCGCGACACCTTCGAGACCCTGCGCCGCGTCGGCCTCGACTACATCCATGTCGGACAGCAGGCCACCACGCTCTCCGGCGGCGAGGCGCAGCGTGTCAAGCTCGCCAAGGAGCTGTCCAAGCGCGCCACGGGGCGCACGCTCTACATCCTGGACGAGCCGACCACCGGCCTGCACTTCCACGACGTCAAGAAGCTGCTGGAGGTGCTGCACGAGCTGGTCGCGCAGGGCAACACGGTCGTGGTCATCGAGCACAATCTCGAGGTCATCAAGACCGCCGACTGGGTCATCGACCTCGGCCCCGAAGGCGGCGACGGCGGCGGCGAGATCGTCGCCTGGGGCCCGCCGGAGGACATCGTCAAGGCCCCGCGCAGCTACACGGGCCAGTTCCTGAAGCCGGTGCTGGAGAAGTCCGCCAAGCCGAAGAAGCGCACCCGCGGCGCGGCCAGCGAGGCGGCGGAGTAA
- a CDS encoding lipase family protein, which yields MALNKVAAAYLSYFAYIDDALDTVQPGDFITLLKSVPSGAANGPWSLAWGPAVNNGVLAYVAQGSDGSYALAFRGTDVDGSVAGAFENVLADADAVFLVPWLYPQQAGAPQQISAGINDALALVIALTDPKTDLSLLDYLRGLAAKQNLQLMVTGHSLGGALAVVATAWLQDQLPKLNASLKFTLWPHTFAAPTMWTAGFATAFAKNFTYYAAVNGNDIVPMGWANLTGILGTYSPPGPVLKDTNYYSIYLPLELLSATIPTYTSIVPSNPDLFTVAPIAEANDSWTAEAGYMHSMQLQYFPHATGTKAPPLPGVTKTGVARPRAVAA from the coding sequence ATGGCCCTCAACAAGGTTGCTGCTGCGTATTTGTCGTACTTCGCCTATATCGATGACGCGCTGGATACGGTCCAGCCCGGTGACTTCATCACGTTGCTCAAGTCGGTTCCGTCAGGCGCGGCGAACGGTCCGTGGTCGCTGGCCTGGGGCCCTGCGGTCAACAACGGCGTTCTGGCCTATGTCGCGCAAGGCAGCGACGGCAGCTACGCGCTGGCCTTCCGCGGCACCGATGTCGACGGCTCGGTCGCCGGCGCGTTCGAGAACGTGCTCGCAGATGCCGACGCGGTCTTCCTCGTGCCGTGGCTCTATCCGCAGCAGGCCGGCGCGCCGCAGCAGATCAGCGCAGGGATCAACGATGCGCTGGCGCTGGTCATCGCGCTCACCGATCCCAAGACCGATCTGTCATTGCTCGACTATCTGCGCGGCCTGGCGGCCAAGCAGAATCTGCAGCTCATGGTGACCGGTCACAGCCTCGGCGGCGCGCTCGCCGTGGTGGCGACGGCGTGGCTGCAGGACCAGCTGCCGAAGCTGAACGCGTCGTTGAAGTTCACGCTGTGGCCGCACACCTTCGCCGCTCCGACGATGTGGACCGCCGGGTTCGCGACGGCGTTCGCGAAGAATTTCACCTATTACGCGGCCGTCAACGGCAACGACATCGTGCCGATGGGCTGGGCCAATCTGACCGGGATTCTCGGCACCTATTCGCCGCCGGGTCCGGTCCTGAAGGACACCAACTACTATTCGATCTATCTGCCGCTCGAGCTCCTCAGCGCGACGATCCCGACCTATACGTCGATCGTGCCGAGCAATCCGGACCTGTTCACCGTTGCGCCGATCGCGGAGGCGAACGACTCCTGGACCGCCGAGGCCGGCTACATGCATTCGATGCAGCTGCAGTATTTCCCGCACGCCACCGGCACGAAGGCGCCGCCGCTGCCCGGCGTCACCAAGACCGGCGTAGCCCGGCCGCGCGCGGTCGCGGCGTGA
- a CDS encoding HAD-IA family hydrolase has translation MPYSLVIFDLDGTLADSFPWFRVHVNTVAQRFGFRQVKDEDIDGLRHASTREILDFLKVPRWKLPFIARHARQLKTAHAANIPLFAGVDIMLDTLAANGTRLALVSSDSEANARQKLGSRAGLFADFDCSASVFGKARKFRRVLKRLRVDPAEVIAIGDETRDIEAARAAGIAFGAVTWGYAAERALREHRPEMLFTRMEEIAERLVVPAGRNP, from the coding sequence ATGCCCTACTCCCTCGTCATCTTCGACCTCGACGGCACGCTCGCCGACAGCTTCCCGTGGTTTCGCGTCCACGTGAATACGGTCGCCCAGCGCTTCGGCTTTCGCCAGGTGAAGGACGAGGACATCGATGGGCTGCGCCACGCCTCGACCCGCGAGATCCTTGATTTTCTCAAGGTGCCGCGCTGGAAGCTGCCGTTCATCGCGCGCCACGCGCGCCAACTGAAGACGGCGCATGCAGCGAACATCCCGCTGTTTGCCGGCGTCGACATCATGCTCGACACGCTTGCCGCCAACGGCACCAGGCTCGCATTGGTCTCGTCCGACAGCGAGGCCAATGCACGCCAGAAGCTCGGATCGCGCGCCGGCCTGTTCGCCGATTTCGACTGCTCGGCCTCGGTGTTCGGCAAGGCGCGGAAGTTTCGCCGCGTGCTGAAGCGGCTGCGCGTCGACCCGGCCGAGGTCATTGCGATCGGCGACGAGACCCGCGACATCGAGGCCGCGCGCGCCGCCGGCATCGCCTTCGGTGCGGTGACATGGGGCTATGCCGCGGAGCGCGCGCTGCGCGAGCACCGGCCTGAGATGCTGTTCACGCGGATGGAGGAGATTGCGGAGCGGTTGGTGGTGCCCGCGGGTCGAAATCCGTAG
- a CDS encoding YVTN family beta-propeller repeat protein, with protein sequence MLAALLTCIAIPSRAEEAFVTNQLSDDLTIVDLATSKPVATIPIGGKPAGVAVAADGRFAYVASPDDKTVSVVDAAERKVVGRIDVGGGPLGIAVAPDGATVYVADWYNAAIRVIDAKTRTVTGSIAVGASPSGLAVTPDGKLLLSADRDDDMVSVIDTATRQRLATIKVGTRPFGVTIDAEGKRAYTANVASNDVSVIDLAERREISRVKTGLRPYAVALAQGRGFVTDQYDGTVSVFDLAGLQPLKRINVGDYPEGIEATADGQRIIVANWESNILSVIDVAALKVTGEIKVGDGPRAFGAFLRR encoded by the coding sequence TTGCTCGCCGCCTTACTCACCTGCATCGCCATCCCATCCCGCGCCGAAGAAGCCTTCGTCACCAATCAGCTCAGCGACGACCTCACCATCGTCGACCTCGCGACCTCGAAGCCGGTGGCGACGATTCCGATCGGCGGCAAGCCGGCCGGCGTTGCCGTCGCGGCCGACGGGCGCTTCGCCTATGTGGCGAGCCCGGACGACAAGACCGTCAGCGTCGTCGATGCGGCCGAGCGAAAGGTGGTCGGACGTATCGACGTCGGCGGCGGGCCGCTCGGCATTGCCGTGGCGCCGGATGGTGCGACGGTCTACGTCGCCGATTGGTACAACGCGGCGATCCGCGTGATCGATGCCAAGACCCGGACCGTGACCGGCAGCATCGCGGTCGGCGCCTCGCCGTCGGGGCTTGCGGTGACGCCGGACGGCAAGCTGCTGCTGTCGGCGGATCGTGACGACGACATGGTGTCGGTGATCGACACCGCGACGCGCCAGCGGCTTGCGACCATCAAGGTCGGCACGCGGCCATTCGGTGTCACCATCGATGCCGAGGGCAAGCGCGCCTACACCGCCAATGTCGCCTCCAACGATGTCTCGGTGATCGACCTCGCCGAGCGCCGCGAGATCAGCCGCGTCAAGACCGGCCTGCGGCCCTATGCGGTGGCGCTGGCGCAGGGCAGGGGTTTCGTCACCGATCAGTATGACGGCACGGTCAGCGTGTTCGACCTGGCGGGCCTGCAGCCGCTCAAGCGCATCAATGTCGGCGACTATCCGGAAGGCATCGAGGCGACGGCGGATGGCCAGCGCATCATCGTCGCCAATTGGGAAAGCAACATCCTGAGCGTCATCGACGTCGCCGCGCTGAAGGTCACCGGAGAGATCAAGGTCGGCGACGGCCCGCGCGCGTTCGGTGCGTTTTTGCGGCGGTGA
- a CDS encoding SRPBCC family protein: MRMVFGKARAAMAALAIATTALTITTLTTADAHGPTRRKVQEHVEINAAPAKVWAVIGNFQDMSWLGVVDKTEGDKGNEIGATRKLTLKGGATVDEELYKFDAEKMSYSYRITAVDVKVLPVTNYSSTIAVTPSADGKGSVVEWTGAFYRGFPNNDPPPELSDEAAVNAVSGLYKGGLEGLKKKVESGS; the protein is encoded by the coding sequence ATGAGGATGGTGTTCGGCAAGGCGCGGGCCGCAATGGCAGCGCTCGCGATCGCAACGACGGCCCTGACAATCACGACCCTGACGACGGCGGACGCGCATGGCCCGACCCGGCGCAAGGTGCAGGAGCATGTCGAGATCAACGCCGCGCCCGCCAAGGTGTGGGCCGTGATCGGCAACTTCCAGGACATGAGCTGGCTCGGGGTGGTCGACAAGACCGAAGGCGACAAGGGCAACGAGATCGGCGCCACGCGCAAGCTGACCCTGAAGGGCGGCGCCACCGTCGACGAGGAGCTCTACAAGTTTGATGCCGAGAAGATGAGCTATTCGTATCGCATCACCGCCGTCGACGTGAAGGTGCTGCCGGTGACGAACTACTCGTCGACCATCGCGGTCACGCCGAGCGCGGACGGCAAGGGCAGCGTCGTCGAATGGACCGGCGCGTTCTACCGCGGCTTCCCCAACAACGACCCGCCGCCGGAGCTGAGCGACGAGGCCGCCGTCAACGCGGTCAGCGGGCTCTACAAGGGCGGGCTCGAAGGCCTGAAGAAGAAGGTGGAGAGCGGGAGCTGA
- a CDS encoding UPF0149 family protein: MTAAKDDGGSMPEQIGRHDKLEQALLALDDRAMVLEELDGFIAGLLVLPEPIPPGEWFASAFGLGKGHRSVFISIDHTNEVLGLVMDYHREIALTLARHPEQYQPRFPIDAFNGDVVWELWIDGFAAAVDLRHERFKAYRQIDGDVADAAVSLMVAIELALDDDRVENAKLDRDAPADIREAVLTLYQYRQSGPPVPTFTNFARQPNPFASFGKVGRNDPCPCGSGQKYKRCCGAN; encoded by the coding sequence GTGACGGCAGCGAAGGACGATGGGGGCAGCATGCCGGAGCAGATCGGTCGCCACGACAAGCTCGAACAGGCGCTCCTGGCCTTGGATGATCGCGCCATGGTGCTGGAGGAGCTCGACGGCTTCATCGCCGGCCTGCTCGTGCTCCCCGAGCCAATTCCACCGGGCGAATGGTTCGCGTCAGCCTTCGGGCTCGGCAAGGGGCATCGCTCCGTCTTCATCAGCATCGACCATACCAATGAGGTGCTCGGGCTGGTCATGGACTATCACCGGGAGATCGCGCTGACGCTCGCGCGGCACCCGGAGCAGTACCAGCCGCGCTTTCCAATCGACGCCTTCAACGGCGACGTCGTCTGGGAGCTGTGGATCGACGGCTTCGCGGCGGCCGTGGACCTTCGCCATGAGAGGTTCAAGGCTTATCGGCAGATCGACGGCGACGTGGCTGACGCGGCTGTGAGCCTGATGGTGGCGATCGAGCTGGCGCTCGACGACGATCGTGTCGAGAACGCCAAGCTCGACCGCGATGCGCCGGCTGATATCCGCGAGGCGGTGCTGACCCTGTATCAATACCGGCAGAGCGGGCCGCCGGTGCCCACGTTCACCAACTTTGCCAGGCAGCCCAACCCGTTCGCCTCCTTTGGCAAGGTCGGCCGCAACGATCCGTGTCCCTGCGGTTCCGGCCAGAAATACAAGCGCTGCTGCGGCGCGAATTGA
- a CDS encoding methyl-accepting chemotaxis protein has product MKKSVSTLLMVLLSVLAAGILVSTAILMSGAAGRYRESVATEQLAAADKAIFQNVLVMRAHRGDIQSALLSEDDPRAKLTEFQGVEARGYDGIVAALAGLDIPERDDLVTRLKAAWDATVPQFKLLFDEGARPRAERVLARTNAWYDQMTKTLDAANAASLAVSNRAWMTDPAIAQMVQARRLAWQVRDRYGLQCSALRPNINSSKPLEEAQKLATAQGRGTINAGWSGLDDLTAGAGSTALAAVVKSSRAEVEAAHQRMDQITKSLDGSGKPAMAPAEWNAFCQGPFNGIIAIGMTALDASIARAEALKTAALTSLVVQSIAFVAALLVAALALRAVRVRLVRPVRTLMQAIERIGQRDYQTPVAQFAHADEFGAMAAALEGLRASAATADRLAQEREQDQGKRLERSQAIDSACRSFDDTVQAVIVSMGNSTGQLDSSAGDVRKLVDDSTEQTAAVASAAETATTNLETIAAATEELTASVSEIASQVQASAADARQAVEKAAQTNATVEMLDRAANRIGEVVKMITAIASQTNLLALNATIEAARAGDAGRGFAVVAGEVKNLAAQTATATDDITRQIAEIQAATGESVEAIRAISLNISGIDEKMTAIAAAVEQQRAATTEISRNFQQAAQGTRAVTDTIGSVAALNRQTGNAGAAMADSVRRMSDDADRFRVAVEGFLGTVRKA; this is encoded by the coding sequence ATGAAGAAGTCGGTCAGTACCCTGCTGATGGTGTTGTTGTCGGTGCTGGCGGCGGGCATCCTGGTGTCCACGGCGATCCTGATGAGCGGCGCGGCCGGGCGTTACCGCGAGAGCGTCGCGACCGAGCAACTCGCCGCCGCCGACAAGGCGATCTTCCAGAACGTCCTCGTCATGCGCGCCCACCGCGGCGACATTCAGAGCGCGCTGCTCAGCGAGGACGACCCGCGCGCCAAGCTGACCGAGTTCCAAGGGGTCGAGGCGAGGGGGTATGACGGCATCGTCGCCGCCCTTGCCGGTCTCGACATTCCCGAGCGCGATGATCTCGTGACCAGGCTGAAGGCTGCCTGGGACGCGACGGTGCCGCAGTTCAAGCTGCTGTTCGACGAGGGCGCGCGGCCGCGTGCCGAGCGGGTGCTGGCGCGCACCAATGCCTGGTACGACCAGATGACCAAGACGCTGGATGCCGCCAATGCGGCGTCGCTCGCCGTCTCGAACCGCGCCTGGATGACGGATCCCGCGATCGCGCAGATGGTGCAGGCGCGCCGTCTCGCCTGGCAGGTCCGCGACCGCTACGGCCTGCAGTGCTCGGCGCTGCGTCCCAACATCAACAGCTCCAAGCCGCTCGAGGAGGCCCAGAAGCTGGCGACGGCGCAGGGCCGCGGCACCATCAATGCCGGCTGGAGCGGGCTGGACGACCTCACCGCCGGCGCCGGCAGCACCGCGCTCGCCGCCGTCGTCAAGAGCTCGCGGGCGGAGGTCGAAGCGGCGCATCAGCGCATGGACCAGATCACCAAGAGTCTCGACGGCAGCGGCAAGCCGGCGATGGCGCCGGCGGAATGGAACGCCTTCTGCCAGGGCCCGTTCAACGGCATCATCGCCATCGGCATGACCGCGCTCGACGCGTCGATCGCCCGCGCCGAGGCGCTGAAGACCGCGGCGCTGACCAGCCTGGTCGTGCAGTCGATCGCCTTTGTCGCTGCGCTGCTGGTCGCCGCCCTGGCGCTGCGCGCGGTGCGCGTCCGCTTGGTGCGTCCGGTTCGGACGCTGATGCAGGCGATCGAGCGCATCGGCCAACGTGACTATCAGACGCCGGTGGCGCAGTTCGCCCATGCCGACGAGTTCGGCGCGATGGCCGCGGCGCTCGAGGGCCTGCGCGCGAGCGCCGCGACGGCGGACCGGCTCGCCCAGGAGCGCGAGCAGGACCAGGGTAAGCGGCTGGAGCGCTCGCAGGCGATCGACAGCGCCTGCAGGAGCTTCGACGATACCGTGCAGGCGGTCATCGTCAGCATGGGCAACTCGACCGGCCAGCTTGATTCCAGCGCCGGCGACGTCCGCAAGCTGGTGGACGATTCCACCGAGCAGACCGCAGCGGTGGCCAGCGCCGCCGAGACCGCGACCACCAATCTCGAGACCATCGCGGCGGCGACCGAGGAACTGACGGCCTCCGTCTCCGAGATCGCATCGCAGGTGCAGGCCTCCGCGGCCGATGCGCGCCAGGCAGTCGAGAAGGCCGCGCAGACCAACGCCACCGTCGAGATGCTCGACCGTGCCGCCAACCGCATCGGCGAGGTCGTCAAGATGATCACCGCGATCGCCAGCCAGACCAATCTGCTCGCGCTCAACGCGACCATCGAGGCGGCGCGCGCCGGCGATGCCGGCCGCGGCTTTGCGGTGGTCGCCGGCGAGGTCAAGAACCTCGCGGCGCAGACGGCGACCGCGACCGACGACATCACGCGGCAGATCGCCGAGATCCAGGCCGCCACCGGCGAATCGGTCGAGGCGATCCGCGCCATCAGCCTCAACATCTCCGGCATCGACGAGAAGATGACGGCGATCGCGGCCGCCGTCGAGCAGCAGCGCGCCGCCACCACCGAGATCTCGCGCAACTTCCAGCAGGCCGCCCAAGGCACGCGCGCCGTCACCGACACGATCGGCTCGGTCGCTGCGCTCAACCGGCAGACCGGCAATGCGGGGGCTGCGATGGCCGATTCGGTGCGCCGCATGTCTGATGATGCCGACCGGTTTCGGGTGGCGGTCGAGGGCTTCCTCGGGACCGTGCGCAAGGCGTAA
- a CDS encoding transglycosylase SLT domain-containing protein gives MRRDAARLAQRGGRWLRRAAGSAPRWLRIAAVVMLALGVFALANLAYHVVRKPTELFVVTGHSLDKEPEQTWRDYGALFRAHATRSITPELLAALAQTESSGNPVARTYWRWRLAWNPFALYQPASSAVGLFQMTDGTFADASRFCIRDHEVVSDGCGSPSLYIRAWPAHAVALTVISLDRQVAAVLARTPAAKPTPQQRQDLAAVIHLCGAGPAAGFARRGFKPDDGERCGDHSVAGYLGKVNAMKKQFRTLAAGGG, from the coding sequence CTGCGCCGCGATGCGGCGCGGCTCGCGCAGCGCGGCGGGCGCTGGCTGCGCCGGGCTGCGGGCTCAGCGCCTCGGTGGTTGAGGATCGCGGCCGTCGTCATGCTCGCGCTTGGCGTCTTCGCGCTGGCCAATCTCGCCTATCACGTCGTCCGCAAGCCGACCGAACTGTTCGTGGTGACCGGCCATTCGCTCGACAAGGAGCCGGAGCAGACGTGGCGTGACTATGGCGCGCTGTTCCGCGCGCATGCGACGCGCTCGATCACGCCGGAACTCCTGGCCGCGCTGGCGCAGACGGAAAGCTCCGGCAATCCGGTGGCGCGCACCTATTGGCGCTGGCGCCTGGCCTGGAACCCGTTCGCGCTGTATCAGCCCGCCTCCAGTGCCGTTGGCCTGTTCCAGATGACCGATGGCACCTTCGCTGACGCCTCGCGCTTCTGCATCCGGGACCACGAGGTGGTCAGCGACGGCTGTGGATCACCAAGCCTGTACATCCGCGCCTGGCCCGCGCATGCGGTAGCGCTGACCGTGATCTCGCTCGACCGCCAGGTCGCCGCCGTGCTCGCACGTACGCCTGCCGCAAAGCCGACACCGCAGCAGCGGCAGGATCTCGCCGCTGTCATACATCTCTGCGGCGCCGGGCCGGCAGCGGGCTTCGCGCGCCGCGGGTTCAAGCCCGATGATGGCGAGCGCTGCGGCGACCATTCGGTCGCGGGCTATCTCGGCAAGGTCAACGCCATGAAGAAGCAGTTTCGGACTCTGGCGGCAGGTGGAGGCTAG
- a CDS encoding cytochrome P450, with translation MRIDSFAGAREVLRCPDVRQAGFNAELVARFIGPAHAPVLYQDGEPHQKQRSATARFFAPRVVATRYRELIERTSHELVARFRAAGRGRLDDMSLELAVAVAADIVGLTESDRARMAVRLNRFFSAPVSGHGTIATLRQALLGQWRMLSFHWFDVRPAIRVRRRTPREDVISHLIQEGYSDREILTECLTYGAAGMATTREFIVMAAWRLLEREDLRARFLQGDEQDRMTILEEVLRLEPVVSTLKRRATRDLVVDSGAGPMAIAANSLVEIEVGAANRDPSAAGPCPHQLDPDRARPAKASASLMSFGDGPHRCPGAAVALHEAAIFLDQLLRVPGLHLEQVPAMTINPVSSGYELRGAVIAVAPQR, from the coding sequence GTGCGGATCGACAGCTTCGCCGGTGCCCGCGAGGTGCTGCGCTGCCCGGACGTTCGGCAGGCCGGCTTCAACGCAGAGCTCGTCGCACGCTTCATCGGACCGGCACATGCGCCGGTGCTCTATCAGGACGGCGAGCCGCATCAGAAGCAGCGCAGCGCCACCGCGCGCTTCTTCGCGCCACGCGTGGTCGCGACCCGCTATCGCGAGCTGATCGAGCGGACCAGCCATGAGCTCGTCGCGCGCTTTCGCGCTGCCGGCCGCGGGCGCCTCGACGACATGAGCCTCGAGCTTGCGGTGGCGGTGGCAGCCGACATCGTTGGACTCACCGAGAGCGACAGGGCCCGCATGGCGGTGCGGCTGAACCGGTTCTTCAGCGCGCCCGTGTCGGGGCACGGCACGATCGCCACGCTGCGGCAGGCGCTGCTCGGCCAATGGCGGATGCTGAGCTTTCACTGGTTCGACGTGCGGCCGGCGATTCGCGTCCGCCGCCGGACGCCGCGCGAGGACGTGATCTCGCATCTGATCCAGGAGGGCTACTCGGACCGCGAGATTCTGACCGAATGTCTCACCTATGGCGCCGCGGGCATGGCAACCACGCGCGAGTTCATCGTGATGGCCGCATGGCGGCTGCTGGAGCGCGAGGATCTGAGGGCGCGCTTCCTGCAAGGCGATGAACAGGACCGTATGACGATCCTCGAGGAGGTGCTGCGGCTTGAGCCGGTCGTCTCCACGCTGAAGCGCCGTGCGACGCGTGATCTCGTGGTCGATAGCGGCGCGGGGCCAATGGCAATCGCCGCCAACAGCCTCGTCGAAATCGAGGTGGGCGCTGCCAACCGTGATCCGAGCGCGGCAGGCCCCTGCCCGCACCAGCTCGATCCCGATCGTGCACGGCCCGCGAAGGCCTCGGCGAGCCTGATGAGCTTCGGCGACGGCCCGCACCGCTGCCCCGGCGCGGCGGTCGCGCTGCATGAGGCGGCGATCTTCCTCGACCAGTTGCTGCGCGTGCCCGGCCTGCACCTCGAACAGGTGCCGGCGATGACCATCAATCCCGTCAGCTCCGGCTATGAGCTGCGCGGCGCCGTGATCGCGGTGGCTCCGCAGAGGTGA